Proteins encoded within one genomic window of Sphaerotilus montanus:
- a CDS encoding RelA/SpoT family protein produces MKSTRLEPAEAAAPIVRLAADTIGDTGETTSVAQEMDRLDRARQFAQPLLANSRFDTGENALDHADGVAEILRSIGAAPSMQAAVYLVYAGDYLSEPETVVEQAFGASYASLVTHTRQLVRIQRNARNAWTDETDRELLAEQLERVRKMLLAFSRDLRVVLLRLASRLQTLRFYAATKAPCPVALAREAQQVFAPLASRLGIWQIKWELEDLAFRFLRPDDYRRIATELAEKRIEREQGIEAARDHLAHELAQVGLQAEVHGRPKHLYSIWKKMQGKQLQLSRVFDLRALRVIVASVPDCYAALSRVHEVWRPLPEEFDDYIARPKPNGYQSLHTVVLDQDGRPLEIQIRTREMHDHAESGVAAHWAYKEAGTKGYAGVSAAGDFEGRVAQARRAVLQQLLAWERDFVGHNTPAQSFFEERIYVFTPQARLIELPAGATAVDLAYNLHTDLGHRCRGARVDGQMVPLNTPLVSGQTVEVISTKEGGPSLDWLNPQLGYLKSQRSRAKARAWFNARALQETIARGREAVDKLLQREGKTAIKLDDLAGQLGFRNAEALFEVVGKDEFSLRNIESVLRPPAPVAPPTPESEMPLFKPAAAAAGGRGAVLVVGVESLLTQLAHCCRPAPPDAIGGFVTRGKGVAVHRADCANLRQLAGRHPERLIDVQWGEVAPVQGRPAVYPVNISVIAHDRQGLLRDISEVFAREKSNVIGVNTQTVRETARMTFTIEVRDSAALAHVLRQVAEVNGVQSARRK; encoded by the coding sequence GTGAAAAGCACCCGCCTCGAACCCGCCGAGGCCGCCGCCCCCATCGTCCGGCTGGCGGCGGACACGATCGGCGATACCGGCGAAACCACCTCGGTCGCGCAGGAGATGGACCGGCTGGACCGAGCCCGCCAGTTCGCGCAGCCCCTGCTGGCCAACAGCCGCTTCGACACCGGCGAGAACGCACTCGACCATGCCGACGGAGTCGCCGAGATCCTGCGCTCCATCGGCGCGGCGCCGTCGATGCAGGCGGCGGTCTACCTGGTGTACGCCGGTGACTACCTGAGCGAGCCGGAAACCGTGGTCGAACAGGCTTTCGGTGCCTCCTACGCCAGCCTCGTCACGCACACGCGGCAGCTGGTGCGCATCCAGCGCAACGCGCGCAACGCCTGGACGGACGAAACCGACCGCGAACTGCTGGCCGAACAGCTGGAGCGGGTGCGCAAGATGCTGCTGGCGTTCTCGCGCGACCTGCGCGTGGTGCTGCTGCGCCTGGCCTCGCGGCTGCAGACGCTGCGCTTCTACGCGGCCACCAAGGCGCCGTGCCCGGTGGCACTCGCCCGCGAAGCGCAGCAGGTGTTTGCGCCGCTGGCCAGCCGGCTGGGCATCTGGCAGATCAAGTGGGAGCTGGAAGATCTGGCGTTCCGCTTCCTGCGGCCGGACGACTACAGGCGCATCGCCACCGAGCTGGCCGAAAAGCGCATCGAGCGCGAGCAAGGCATCGAAGCGGCGCGGGACCACCTGGCGCACGAGCTGGCGCAGGTGGGGCTGCAGGCGGAGGTCCACGGCCGCCCGAAGCACCTGTATTCCATCTGGAAGAAGATGCAGGGCAAGCAGCTCCAGCTGTCCCGCGTGTTCGATCTGCGGGCGCTGCGGGTGATCGTCGCCTCGGTGCCGGACTGCTACGCGGCGCTCAGCCGGGTGCACGAGGTCTGGCGGCCGCTGCCGGAAGAATTCGACGACTACATCGCGCGCCCCAAGCCGAACGGCTACCAGTCGCTGCACACCGTCGTGTTGGACCAGGACGGCCGGCCGCTGGAAATCCAGATCCGCACCCGCGAGATGCACGACCACGCCGAAAGCGGCGTGGCAGCGCACTGGGCCTACAAGGAAGCCGGCACCAAGGGCTACGCCGGGGTGAGCGCTGCGGGCGATTTCGAGGGCCGGGTGGCGCAGGCGCGGCGCGCGGTCCTGCAGCAACTGCTGGCGTGGGAGCGCGACTTTGTCGGCCACAACACGCCGGCCCAGAGCTTTTTCGAAGAACGCATCTACGTCTTCACGCCGCAGGCCCGGCTGATCGAGCTGCCGGCGGGCGCCACCGCGGTGGATCTGGCCTACAACCTGCACACCGATCTGGGCCACCGCTGCCGCGGCGCCCGCGTGGACGGCCAGATGGTGCCGCTGAACACCCCGCTGGTGAGCGGGCAGACGGTCGAAGTGATCTCGACGAAGGAGGGCGGCCCCTCGCTCGACTGGCTCAACCCGCAGCTGGGCTATCTGAAGAGCCAGCGCTCGCGGGCCAAGGCACGCGCCTGGTTCAATGCACGTGCGCTGCAGGAGACGATCGCCCGTGGCCGCGAGGCCGTCGACAAGCTGCTGCAGCGCGAGGGCAAGACGGCGATCAAGCTGGACGATCTGGCCGGACAGCTCGGCTTCCGCAACGCGGAGGCGCTGTTCGAGGTGGTCGGCAAGGACGAGTTCTCGCTGCGCAACATCGAGAGCGTGCTGCGACCACCTGCGCCGGTGGCGCCGCCGACCCCCGAATCCGAGATGCCGCTGTTCAAGCCAGCGGCGGCGGCGGCGGGCGGGCGCGGCGCGGTGCTGGTGGTGGGGGTCGAGTCGCTGCTCACACAACTGGCGCATTGCTGCCGGCCGGCGCCACCGGATGCCATCGGCGGCTTCGTCACCCGTGGCAAGGGGGTGGCGGTGCACCGTGCCGACTGCGCCAACCTGCGGCAACTGGCGGGACGCCATCCGGAGCGCCTGATCGACGTCCAGTGGGGCGAAGTGGCGCCCGTGCAGGGGCGGCCGGCGGTCTACCCGGTCAACATCTCCGTCATCGCCCACGACCGGCAGGGGCTGCTGCGCGATATCTCGGAAGTCTTCGCGCGCGAGAAATCGAACGTCATCGGTGTGAACACCCAGACCGTCCGTGAAACGGCCCGGATGACCTTCACCATCGAGGTGCGGGACTCGGCCGCGCTGGCCCACGTACTGCGCCAGGTCGCAGAGGTGAACGGGGTCCAAAGTGCCCGAAGAAAATAA
- the phaR gene encoding polyhydroxyalkanoate synthesis repressor PhaR, translating to MPSNRRAAETATTGQPDGPRVLKKYPNRRLYDTQTSSYITLTDVKQMVLDAEVFEVRDAKSGDELTRSILLQIILEEESAGMPMFSTQMLAQLIRFYGHTMQGMMGEYMERNLQGFVDLQKRFADQTGGLYEGKAFNPEAWAKFMAVQPPAMQHMMSNYFDQSKSILTQMQETMQKQAETFFPGMAGFTPPTPPAKP from the coding sequence ATGCCATCGAATCGCCGCGCCGCGGAAACGGCCACAACAGGTCAGCCCGACGGACCGCGCGTGCTCAAGAAATACCCGAACCGCCGTCTCTACGACACCCAGACGAGCAGCTACATCACGCTCACCGACGTCAAGCAGATGGTGCTGGACGCGGAAGTCTTCGAGGTACGGGATGCCAAGTCCGGCGACGAACTGACGCGCAGCATCCTCCTGCAGATCATCCTGGAAGAGGAAAGCGCCGGCATGCCGATGTTCTCGACCCAGATGCTGGCGCAGCTCATCCGGTTCTACGGCCACACCATGCAAGGCATGATGGGCGAGTACATGGAGCGCAATCTCCAGGGCTTCGTCGATCTGCAGAAGCGCTTTGCCGACCAGACGGGCGGCCTCTACGAAGGCAAGGCCTTCAATCCGGAAGCCTGGGCGAAGTTCATGGCCGTGCAGCCCCCGGCGATGCAGCACATGATGAGCAACTACTTCGACCAGTCGAAGTCGATCCTCACGCAGATGCAGGAAACGATGCAGAAGCAGGCCGAGACCTTCTTCCCCGGCATGGCGGGGTTCACGCCGCCGACGCCGCCTGCCAAGCCCTGA
- a CDS encoding arylesterase — MLNSDDPTVWTRRDCIARALSCVALGVAGPVAMAAPAGSGVRILVLGDSLSAEYGLARGTGWVALMEARLARDKIAATIVNASISGDTTSGGRARIGALLSQHRPTHVVIELGSNDALRGLPLKSSQDNLVAIAQAAKAAGAKVLVVGMQVPPNYGGAYTRDFHAMFGEVARSQGAALVPFLLAGIADDPDPVRWFQADRLHPNATAHPRILDNVWPVLKPWLKA; from the coding sequence ATGCTGAACTCTGATGACCCCACTGTTTGGACGCGTCGCGACTGTATCGCGCGTGCGTTGTCCTGCGTGGCGCTCGGGGTTGCGGGTCCGGTGGCCATGGCGGCACCTGCAGGCAGCGGGGTCCGGATCCTCGTGCTCGGTGACAGCCTGTCGGCCGAGTACGGGCTGGCGCGCGGCACCGGCTGGGTGGCGCTGATGGAGGCCCGGCTGGCACGGGACAAGATCGCGGCCACCATTGTCAATGCCAGCATCAGCGGCGACACGACATCGGGCGGGCGGGCACGCATCGGCGCCCTGCTCTCGCAGCACCGGCCCACGCACGTGGTGATCGAGCTGGGGAGCAATGACGCGCTGCGTGGTCTGCCCCTCAAGAGCAGCCAGGACAATCTGGTGGCCATCGCGCAGGCGGCCAAGGCGGCCGGCGCCAAGGTGCTGGTGGTGGGGATGCAGGTGCCGCCGAACTATGGCGGGGCCTACACGCGCGATTTCCACGCGATGTTCGGCGAGGTGGCGCGCTCGCAAGGGGCGGCGCTGGTGCCGTTTCTGCTGGCCGGCATCGCGGATGACCCGGACCCGGTGCGCTGGTTCCAGGCCGACCGTCTCCACCCGAATGCGACGGCACACCCGCGCATCCTCGACAACGTCTGGCCGGTGCTCAAGCCCTGGCTGAAGGCTTGA
- a CDS encoding ABC transporter ATP-binding protein, giving the protein MGVAIIEVAGVSKRVRDSVGELTILHEISFQLAPRESVAIVGASGSGKSTLLSILAGLDTPSDGTVRLDGIDLFALDEDARAAVRGERIGFVFQSFQLMGHLSALENVMLPLELRGERNARALATEMLGRVGLGQRLGHYPKLLSGGEQQRVALARAFVVRPALLLADEPTGSLDHATGESVMQLMFELNREIGTTLVLVTHDPRIAERCDRQIRLEAGRMV; this is encoded by the coding sequence ATGGGTGTAGCAATCATTGAAGTAGCCGGCGTCAGCAAGCGCGTCCGGGATTCCGTCGGGGAGCTGACGATTCTGCACGAGATCAGTTTTCAGCTCGCGCCACGGGAATCGGTGGCGATCGTCGGCGCATCGGGGTCCGGCAAGAGCACGCTGCTGTCGATCCTGGCCGGGCTGGACACGCCCAGTGACGGCACGGTCCGGCTGGACGGCATCGACCTGTTCGCACTCGACGAGGACGCCCGGGCCGCCGTGCGTGGAGAGCGCATCGGCTTCGTGTTCCAGAGCTTCCAGCTCATGGGCCACCTGAGCGCGCTGGAAAACGTGATGCTGCCGCTGGAGCTGCGCGGCGAGCGCAACGCGCGGGCGCTGGCCACCGAGATGCTCGGCCGGGTCGGGCTGGGGCAGCGGCTCGGCCACTATCCCAAGCTGCTGTCGGGCGGCGAGCAGCAGCGGGTGGCGCTGGCGCGGGCCTTCGTGGTGCGGCCGGCGCTGCTGCTGGCCGACGAGCCGACCGGCAGCCTCGACCACGCGACGGGCGAGTCGGTGATGCAGCTGATGTTCGAGCTGAACCGCGAGATCGGCACGACGCTGGTCCTCGTCACCCATGATCCGCGCATCGCCGAGCGTTGCGACCGACAGATCCGGCTGGAGGCCGGGCGCATGGTCTGA
- the rlmB gene encoding 23S rRNA (guanosine(2251)-2'-O)-methyltransferase RlmB yields MSGTLLFGFHAVQVRLKTAPESVREVHIDTARRDARMRQFIERAQASGRTIVESDGARLDKLAGTTRHQGVVARVTVLAVNHSLDDLLDSVEGPPLVLLLDGVTDPHNLGACLRVADGAGAHAVIAPKDHAVGVNATVAKVASGAAESVPYFMVTNLARTMGELKERDILVVGTSDDAKQSIYDLDLTGPVAVVLGAEGAGMRALTRKTCDVLVHIPMHGAVESLNVSVASAVCLYEVLRQRSRQGVST; encoded by the coding sequence ATGTCAGGAACACTACTTTTCGGTTTCCACGCGGTGCAGGTGCGTCTGAAGACGGCGCCCGAATCGGTGCGTGAGGTCCACATCGACACGGCCCGCCGTGATGCGCGCATGCGCCAGTTCATCGAGCGCGCGCAAGCCAGCGGTCGCACCATCGTCGAAAGCGATGGCGCCCGGCTGGACAAGCTGGCCGGCACGACCCGCCACCAGGGCGTCGTCGCACGCGTCACGGTGCTGGCCGTGAACCACTCGCTCGACGACCTGCTCGACAGCGTCGAAGGCCCGCCGCTCGTGCTGCTGCTGGATGGCGTGACCGATCCGCACAACCTCGGCGCCTGTCTGCGGGTGGCGGATGGGGCGGGCGCACACGCGGTCATCGCACCGAAGGACCATGCGGTCGGCGTCAATGCCACGGTGGCCAAGGTGGCCAGCGGCGCGGCCGAGTCGGTGCCGTACTTCATGGTGACCAATCTGGCGCGTACGATGGGCGAGCTGAAGGAGCGCGACATCCTCGTCGTCGGCACCAGCGACGACGCCAAGCAGTCGATCTATGACCTGGACCTGACCGGGCCGGTCGCGGTCGTGCTGGGTGCCGAAGGCGCGGGGATGCGGGCGCTGACGCGCAAGACCTGCGATGTGCTGGTCCACATCCCGATGCACGGGGCGGTCGAGAGCCTGAACGTGTCGGTCGCCTCGGCCGTGTGCCTCTACGAGGTGCTGCGCCAGCGTTCGCGCCAGGGAGTGTCCACATGA
- a CDS encoding MFS transporter: MSPPPASDRGRAGLTALFGATFLELCGLFMYGPLLLFTLKERGLSTSTIGLFSAAQWLGMALATPFTALWVRRLGARGALLLSAAVPFVAFTLMNLTEQIAVWTVLYLCAGMAGSLRWIVAESMVAELAPAARRGRIVGLFETMVGLTFVVGPALLAALTSAGIDAHVIRWLATALMGVALLLSWRVPALHSHLEDQGTRLGIPGIVDAVRAAPVVMVAGLVGGFFEAGLASVLPLYGLAIGLSAALAALLVSASGLGSTLMMVPIGELVDRWGRVRVWRTCALLNLLATLLLPWVGELGALAWVVAVLWGGAGGGLYTVAMIDIGHRHQGVALVSATSVLVMSYTLGGMMAPALGGAALQWSPQWGFPALLAAWAAVGTWALWRRGPTG, translated from the coding sequence TTGAGTCCACCGCCCGCGTCAGATCGCGGGCGGGCAGGGCTGACGGCGCTGTTCGGCGCGACATTCCTGGAGCTGTGCGGCCTGTTCATGTACGGCCCGCTGCTGCTGTTCACGCTCAAGGAGCGCGGCCTGTCCACCAGCACGATCGGCCTGTTCAGCGCCGCGCAGTGGCTGGGCATGGCGCTCGCGACACCGTTCACCGCCTTGTGGGTGCGCCGGCTCGGTGCCCGGGGCGCCTTGCTGCTGAGTGCGGCAGTGCCGTTCGTGGCATTCACGCTGATGAACCTGACCGAGCAGATCGCGGTCTGGACGGTGCTGTACCTGTGCGCTGGCATGGCCGGTTCGCTGCGCTGGATCGTCGCGGAGTCGATGGTGGCCGAACTGGCCCCCGCCGCCCGCCGCGGGCGCATCGTCGGCTTGTTCGAGACGATGGTCGGGCTGACCTTCGTGGTCGGGCCGGCGCTGCTGGCGGCGCTGACCTCGGCCGGCATCGACGCCCACGTGATCCGCTGGCTTGCCACCGCGCTGATGGGGGTCGCATTGCTGCTGAGCTGGCGCGTGCCGGCCCTGCACAGCCACCTGGAGGATCAGGGCACGCGGCTGGGCATTCCCGGGATCGTCGACGCCGTGCGCGCTGCGCCGGTGGTCATGGTCGCGGGGCTGGTGGGCGGCTTCTTCGAGGCGGGGCTGGCGAGCGTGCTGCCGCTGTACGGGCTGGCGATCGGCCTGAGTGCTGCGCTGGCGGCGTTGCTCGTGTCGGCCAGCGGGCTGGGCAGCACGCTGATGATGGTGCCGATCGGCGAACTGGTCGACCGCTGGGGGCGCGTGCGGGTGTGGCGGACGTGCGCGCTGTTGAACCTGCTGGCCACGCTGCTGTTGCCGTGGGTGGGTGAGCTGGGGGCGCTGGCCTGGGTGGTGGCGGTGCTGTGGGGTGGTGCGGGCGGCGGGCTCTACACGGTGGCAATGATCGACATCGGCCACCGGCACCAGGGCGTGGCCTTGGTGAGTGCCACGTCGGTGCTGGTCATGTCCTACACGCTCGGCGGGATGATGGCGCCAGCGCTGGGTGGCGCAGCGCTGCAGTGGTCGCCGCAGTGGGGATTCCCGGCGCTGCTGGCGGCGTGGGCGGCGGTGGGGACCTGGGCGCTGTGGCGTCGCGGCCCCACCGGCTGA